The DNA window TAATGTGTTTCCTTCTCTGGGGTATTCCTACACAATAATCTGGTAATGACAAATTAAAGAAGGGGGAGGGGGGTGGGGTTCTTGCGAGAAagaaaattatagaaaaaaaaagagagcagGACTGACGAAATCAAATGATACGTCAAAAGCACGTAAAAGCACAAGGATCCACTGCATGTTTTGTAAATGGAAGTAGCCTTTAAACCTGTGTGTTGCTATTAATTTCATGTCACAGTTTCTTAAAAACAAGTGGGGAACTGGAGTTTTCTGAAACTAGATGCAGGCTGAACTCTGAAGAAAAGCCCACACTTAACACTGCTCTTGATCAAAACGGGACTTGACTACCGGCCACATTAGATATCTGAAGATGGCTTAACCTTCTCTTTCAAGAACTGCAATATGTGCTCGCGTTTCCAGTTATCAATTCTGCAAGATGTATCGAATACATTAGATAACCAGAATAAAGATTCGGCTGTTATCAAACATGTGTGCAAAGGGAATGATTCGATGCAATGCACAGGGTGATAACAAATTTTCGTCAGGAAAAAATTAGTTAAAGCTGAACTCCATGAATTGCAGTTCCTTGTACTCAGGCTTCCCAAGGGTACTAATAAGACTGAAACTAAGATCTCTGAAATCATTTAGCATATGCCACATACTCATGACTCTGAccaaaaagttgaattttggtGACAACTAGATGACTGTCTACCTGTATGGCTGAATATAATTATGTTTCCCGAAAATGTAATAGGAAGACATGAAAGAGGATTTGGAAAATGTATCAGGCCATAACGGTCCTGATAACTAATACAGAACATGCTCAATGTAATGTAGAGGCATTATAGAAACACAAATCAGTAGTGCTCAGACACAAACACGAAGGAAAGAAGGGAAAAAGAGACAAAGGGAGATGACCTAATGGTTTCCTTTTGCTCTCCGTGATCATCCAACATGATCAACTTTGGTGGAGAATTAAATGCATATTGAACTTTTACAAAAGGGAATTGGtccttctcttcttcaatgAACCCAACGACTTCGGGATAGAAAACTAGTTTTCTCATGCAGACTTCCAAAACTGCTCCAGAATAAACAACCTGCATTCACAATTAgagtaaattaaaattaagaagtgCCATTTCAAAGTAAAGGCATCATGTTAATCAATCAGTAAAGAAGTACCATCTTTGCCATATATGTGACagctcatatttttttattttttttgagagaaaatgtgaCAGCTCATATGTTAGTCTGATGTTTCAGGAAGTTCATGATTTACTCTAGCCATTAGTTGACTGTTATGAGATAGCATGTCATGTACTCATGCAATAGTAGAATCTTTAAGAATTCCACCATCCACCAAGTATGAGAAAAggatggaaaaaaaaagaaatgaaaaatgccCCATGACTTTGATCTAGGGGTAAGAACGCAACACATAATGTGTGGGTTAGACAAAATGTCATGGTTTGTACCCTGCTACAGACAAAAAcatggtatttaagtggagaaagGTAGAGTAGGCTTATTATCCAGCGAGTTCCAAACCATGCTCCATTGGCCCGAGCGAGTTCTCGATtattcaaaaaaggaaaaaacaaagaaagaaaagacaGCCTTCTCCAAAGTGATATTTTGGCATCTTATTTTCTCCCTCCACCTCCCCATACCATTTTGGTCACGGTGCTTACAAAAAGAAGACTCGAGTGGTCCACTTCTCATATTTTACCGCTTTATTCATTTACCATTTACTAGGGGACTTTGAGGCAGGTATCGAAACCAAAAAGTTACATTTTCAACTTCCCTGAAATAAACAAgcaaaccaaaagaaaaaaaaatagatgcgGAACAAGGGAAAGGCAGATAAGTGTTTTCGTCTTCTGTTTAAGTTTtgcctcaattttattttaattattatttgggTGCAAACATCCTTATCAAAACCATCTTATATGAATCTCTTACCTCTACAATGTTTACATGGAAGCcatgattttcaaaaatattgggCAACACTAGAGACCAGAAACCCAGAGGAGACTCTTCAAAACTCTATATACAACCTGAACTATAGCTGCTAAAAATAACCTCTAGCAGATGAAATATCTCGGTCGCATCTGTACCTTACTCATGGCATCATCAGAGTCTTCTGTGCAACAGCTCAAACACTCAGACACCAACTCTGTAGAAAACACGTAATCAATACTGTTTAGCAAGATATAACTATACTTGTCAACATGCATATGAAATCAaattaggaattttttttttacataaggACATGGAGAGAAGAGCAGTCCATTTGGATATTATAAACTCCTAACAATccacaaaaaaggaaagaaccaaTAAAACAGCAATAGCTCCTGCATCCTAATATGGAGTATGGCTTCTATGAATATACTTTATTTGGTCAAATTTTCTGCATTAGTGCCATGGTTCtacttttttcctcttttcattTGATGAAGTTGTTCTCTCTAACTACGCATAAGTCCTTCTTTTCAATAAATCACAATGATTAAtcaaatttagtacttctatCATATCAATCTTAAATTACAGGACATATCGGTGAAAGGTTAAATAAGTTCAAACATTTCTAATCACAATCAGACAGCACGATACACAGCTTTTACATATCCATATAATCCTTTAACATTACGACTTAAGTTCAGCAGATAATACATCCCGATTTTTTTAGAGGTCCCAGTATTTGcatagaaattaagaaaactttttTGCAGTACAAGGAGGAGGGCAAAGATACAGAGGTAGCAAATGTGAATTACatacattaaagaaaaaataaaaagttatttatgTACTTACGAAGGGTTGCATAATTGAAGCAAAATATTTGTGAATTTGCAACATTAAAGATAAGCTAATATGCTGGTATTTCCACTACCTTCCAGATCATTTTTACCAATGTTCCACAAAGCTTTTCTACGTCAGTTTAGTACTCGTATGATCTTTTCCTTGAAAATTTCAAACTTATCGAAATCCCACCAACTGGGTACATGGTGTTgtgatccttcaactctttaaTATTAATAGCATAGATAAATCATTGTAGGTTTGTTTGCCCCATAATGATAGTTTTTATGTAGCAGTCTATCATTAATTTGGGCTTTAGATTGACTCCTGATATTGGTCCTTTGTTGTTTCTTTCCCAGACTAGAACTAGTTAAACAAATCCGAACAGAGCTATGATCAAAAAGCAAGTATCAAACATTTGGTTGCCTAGagcaaaaacaacaaatctTAGTTATCCATGGATGTAGGAAAAATCTCATCTTGGATGAGTTATAGCAAATATCAAATACCATTTCTGGTGCCCAGCAGAGAAGCTGAGTAAGCATGATTTGGAAACTATTGACAATAAACAGAGGCAACTTATTGAATAAAACAATTGTGTTGTAGCGATCCACCGCCATGAAAGTGATTTCGGCCCGATCATGGTGTAAATTGTTTGAGACTCGTTGCTCCCCAAGGTACAAGCGCAATCCCAAACACGTGCACTCGTGGTTGAAAGTTTGGAGTTTGCAGAAATACGATTGCCCAAAAATAGAATTGAGAAGAACAACTTTGAGGAAATGagaatgatttttttctgtATTTGATAATTCACACAGATCCGCTTTTATAGGCCAATCTGCTAGAGTTGTTATGAAAGAAACAACTACAACTTAACACGAATTAATTTGTAGCTGTTACAAAAAATAAACTGTGTTGTTTCCGAACTTATTCAAGTAGCAGTTACAAAATTCATTTTGCAGCAGTTGCACCACGCACGCCTCACGAGCTGAGTCAGCCGAATGGAGGGGGCAGCGACACGCGTGTGGTTGCCAAGTTTTACCTCCACAAGCATGGAGGAAACTCAACTAATCCCATAAAGAAAGAAGTTGGTGTATAAAGTgctcaaaatgaatttaatCTTTCTAAATGGAACTTTTGTCTATTACACAAGACAAAGCAGTGCAAAAGGGAGCGACAAACAATTCTATGACTTCACGTTACCAACGAATTTTGAATAAAACCAACAATTCCCCACTGAGGCAAAGGTAATAATTTGTGATCAAATGAAGTTATACGAGCCTTCAATATGCACTACATTTCCTATCCCTCTGACGTCTCCTGGTACTTTGTAAGATTGAGCTCATTTTGCACTTAATGCATGTGTTGAGATAGACTTGAATCACCTACATGAGTATAAAGGTTTGGTTGCCTTTTACGGAAGACTTGGGTAGTCTTTTTAAAGGGCTCACGTGACCCAAAGTGTGTGCATGACTGTAAAAACACTTTGTTAGTATCATGGTGTTAGCATAAAATTAAGGACATAACATTTCCTATGGATGGGTTGCACCAAGAATCAACCCTTAGCCCATTTTATTTATCTTGGTGATGGATGCATTGATGCACAGCTTGCATAGTTCTCAAGCTTTGATTGACGAGACTCATGACAGAGTAAATGCTAAGCACGAGGTTTGGAGACAAACCTTGGAGTCTAAAGGTTTCAGGTTAAGGCATTGAGCAATACCAAGACAAAATGCTTGGAGTGTAACAGTGTTGTAAAAAGCGCAGAAAAGCGCGCTTAAAGCGAGAAGCGAGGCGAGGTGAGGCCCCTGCGCTTTTATTTCGTGAAGCGAGGCGACATTGAAAAGGCGCTCGCTTCTACTGTAGAAGCGAGAAGCGCAGAAAAGCAAAAGCGTAAAAAAAGTGCGCTTAATTTGAAAAAGCGCTAATTagggtttcttttttttttctttttttgacaaGGTAacagtttagggtttcttttttttaaattgtaagtttttttttttttttaattgctgAAATCCTTATGCGACTTAATATACTCTTTCGCGACTTCAAATTCTTTTTTGGACTAAGAAGCTGCGACtgctcttctccttcttcttctctgctGCGTaagttctcttcttcttctctgctGCTGtaagtttcttcttcttctcgtcttctcttcttctttgcgACTGCTCTgcgattttttttctatttttggttgCTGCCAGGTTGCCACTGCTGTaagttctcttcttcttcttcttcttctcttctcttcttctctgcGAGGCTGCtgctactgtttttttttttttNNNNNNNNNNNNNNNNNNNNNNNNNNNNNNNNNNNNNNNNNNNNNNNNNNNNNNNNNNNNNNNNNNNNNNNNNNNNNNNNNNNNNNNNNNNNNNNNNNNNNNNNNNNNNNNNNNNNNNNNNNNNNNNNNNNNNNNNNNNNNNNNNNNNNNNNNNNNNNNNNNNNNNNNNNNNNNNNNNNNNNNNNNNNNNNNNNNNNNNNNNNNNNNNNNNNNNNNNNNNNNNNNNNNNNNNNNNNNNNNNNNNNNNNNNNNNNNNNNNNNNNNNNNNNNNNNNNNNNNNNNNNNNNNNNNNNNNNNNNNNNNNNNNNNNNNNNNNNNNNNNNNNNNNNNNNNNNNNNNNNNNNNNNNNNNNNNNNNNNNNNNNNNNNNNNNNNNNNNNNNNNNNNNNNNNNNNNNNNNNNNNNNNNNNNNNNNNNNNNNNNNNNNNNNNNNNNNNNNNNNNNNNNNNNNNNNNNNNNNNNNNNNNNNNNNNNNNNNNNNNNNNNNNNNNNNNNNNNNNNNNNNNNNNNNNNNNNNNNNNNNNNNNNNNNNNNNNNNNNNNNNNNNNNNNNNNNNNNNNNNNNNNNNNNNNNNNNNNNNNNNNNNNNNNNNNNNNNNNNNNNNNNNNNNNNNNNNNNNNNNNNNNNNNNNNNNNNNNNNNNNNNNNNNNNNNNNNNNNNNNNNNNNNNNNNNNNNNNNNNNNNNNNNNNNNNNNNNNNNNNNNNNNNNNNNNNNNNNNNNNNNNNNNNNNNNNNNNNNNNNNNNNNNNNNNNNNNNNNNNNNNNNNNNNNNNNNNNNNNNNNNNNNNNNNNNNNNNNNNNNNNNNNNNNNNNNNNNNNNNNNNNNNNNNNNNNNNNNNNNNNNNNNNNNNNNNNNNNNNNNNNNNNNNNNNNNNNNNNNNNNNNNNNNNNNNNNNNNNNNNNNNNNNNNNNNNNNNNNNNNNNNNNNNNNNNNNNNNNNNNNNNNNNNNNNNNNNNNNNNNNNNNNNNNNNNNNNNNNNNNNNNNNNNNNNNNNNNNNNNNNNNNNNNNNNNNNNNNNNNNNNNNNNNNNNNNNNNNNNNNNNNNNNNNNNNNNNNNNNNNNNNNNNNNNNNNNNNNNNNNNNNNNNNNNNNNNNNNNNNNNNNNNNNNNNNNNNNNNNNNNNNNNNNNNNNNNNNNNNNNNNNNNNNNNNNNNNNNNNNNNNNNNNNNNNNNNNNGTGCAGATTCATAGTAAAAAGAGAAATAGGCTTGAGTTGACACGCCTCAATGATCTAGTGTTCATCAAATATAATAGAACATTGGCGCGTCGTTACAATGCTCGTAATACCATTGATCCAATTTTGTTGGATAGTATTGATGAGGCAAATGAATGGttaaccggagcaccccaagatCACCAAGATGAAGAAGTGTATGAAGGAGAAAGTCTCACTTATGGTGATGTTTCTATGGCAAGTGGTGTTGAGGAgaatatttatagttttaggggGAGTACTTTAAGGGGCAATGAAAGAAGAGCTAGAGGTTCCAGTTCAAGTCGAAACCTTGTTGATGAGCCttctgatgatgaagaagatgatgacCAAGTAGAACCCTTGGTTATGGCACTTGAAGAGTTTAAGGATCTTGTTGAAGAATAGGAGtttgattcttttgtgatttaattatgtttttgattttttgctttatatgttatgacttatgagtaTTATTGACTATCTATTTActtttaatctaaaaatatattacctCTATTcagttatttaatatttttttatttttttactaaatatCGCTTTACTTAAAAAAAGTGCGCGCTTCGCTTCTCGCTTCTCGCAAGCGAGCCCTCGTCGCTTTTTTCTGCTTCTCGCTTCCCAAAACGAGAAGGAAGTTCAGTGAAGACTTTAACTGAAGAGTGTAAGTTCAGTGACGTAACACAATGAGGTTGACAAGGAAGTGAAACTTGATACATAAGTCAAGCAAAAGAGAGGAAGtttcaagtatcttgggtctATTATCCAAGGTAACTGGGAGATTGACGAGGATGTCACTCACCGTATTGGTGCAAGGTCGCTGAAATAGAGGCTCGcatttggagtcatgtgtgataaGAAAGTGTCACAAAAACTTAAAAGAcaagttctacagagtggtagttagattAACTTTGTAGTATGGGGCAGAGTGTTTTAGTCAAGAACTCTCACATTCAGAAGATAGTGACAGATATGAGGATGACGTGATAGATGTGTGGGCATATTAAGAGAGGTAAGATTACAAATGAGGATATCCGGTACAAGGTGGAAGTGACTTCGGTGGAGGACAAGATGTGGAAAGCAAGACTAAGATGATTTGGGCATGTGGCGAGGAGATGTACGGATGGCCCAGTGCAGAGATGTGAGAGGTTGGCTATGCATGGTTTCATGAGATGTAGAGTAGACCAAAGAACTATTGATGAGAGGTGATTAGGGAAAAGTACAAAACATGGCACAATTTCAACTTACCAAGGACATGACCTTAAATAGGTAATTACAAAATATTTCGCCTAGCTTGACTCATGGTCTTAAGGACATGACCTTAAATAGGTAATTACAAAATATTTCGCCTAGCTTGACTCATGGTTTTGACGCGTGCACGCTGTGGAATGGCTCACCCTTTTAGCCTGACTTTTTTTTCCAAACCATTTTTTGCATTATGTAATTGCACCAGAACTAATATTGTAACCCAACTCCTTGAATAAATTCTTGTTCGTTTCTATAATAACTCCAACAACTTAGCCTATAAAAGTAGCCCTTTTTTTTTACACTAGTAACATTTTTATTTCGGTCCGTACATAGGTAGTATTGAAAAAccatatttacaaaaaagaagaaaagggttATAGTCTTCCCAAAGCTAAACCAATCTTGTGAATTATCAAATACGAAAGAATCCTCTCATTCCCTCAAAGTTGTTCTTCTCAATCTTGTTACTCTCAATTGTATTTCTGCAAACTCCAAACTTCTAGCCACGAGTGCACGTGCTTGGGAATTTTGTGGAACTTTAGGAGTGACCAGTCTCAAACGATTACCACCCTAGTTGAACCGAAATTGCTTTCAAAGAAGTGGCTCACCATGACACAGGTTTTATTCGATAAGTTACTTATGTTCTCCTTAGGTTCATTgtcaatattatcatattttctaacAGATTAGTATGTAAAAGTTGTTTGGCATGcatgaagagagagagagagatctTCCGCTAGTGCTATTACCTGGTGTAGGATTCTGTAACTCTTAAAAAAAGAATTCTGGCCTTGTTTATGGTTCGTTACCAAATTTCCTCCATTACAAGGTTCTCAACATATAGGGTATACAATATCACTTGATTTTTTTATCTAGGCCCTTACATCCACAACTCCTCTAGTTCCCTGTTCTCTTTCAATTATACTGCAGTCTCCAAGGTTTTTTCTCCAACTCATTCAGGAAGCTAATCAGCCCTGGATATAGCTCTTTTAATCATCCCCTTCTAGACCCATTTGCTCTAACCTTATTCTCTCATAAGAAACTACACCTGAGGCCAT is part of the Solanum stenotomum isolate F172 chromosome 8, ASM1918654v1, whole genome shotgun sequence genome and encodes:
- the LOC125874731 gene encoding uncharacterized protein LOC125874731, yielding MGVIQVALLCFVVGVLGAKAEQLSTKECENLGFTGLALCSDCRTLAEYVKDQELVSECLSCCTEDSDDAMSKVVYSGAVLEVCMRKLVFYPEVVGFIEEEKDQFPFVKVQYAFNSPPKLIMLDDHGEQKETIRIDNWKREHILQFLKEKVKPSSDI